GTTTACCGCACGGAGAACTGGGATGTGACTTTGGTGTGCCTAATTAGTCAAACAGAATAAGCAACACTTGAAAACAAAATCACCATGGCGATAATATTTTGGtactgctgcattttgcaccttAGGGACGAGAAAGCCTTTTCAGTCTGTTTGCTTGTGAGTAAATTGGCAGCACCCATGTGCCAATGATAGATGAGTCCCAAGGCGCAGAAGAGCCAGCCAACAATAATTGATTGGCTGGTATTTTAGGAAGTCTTGGTTGAGCAATGATGTCTTAAATTAATGAAACAATATTCGTTAGATTTCTGCTGGGAGGCCTTGACTTACGGAAGCCTCATATGCTTTTTTAATACTCGGAAAGCAATTTAATACAGCAAGGGGGTAATGCTAGGGACGCTACCTTGTACTGCATTGCAGCTAATGATGATATATTGCTCTCAGAAAGTCACTTCCCTTTCTTAGTAAGTAAGAGACCAGAACAAGCTGGCGGTACAGGAAGAgaatattgttttgtttcctaCACAAACTGCCTTTTGTATCTTCTCGGCTGTTTCCCAGGGATTAGATTAAATAGTTGGTATCTGACCGGTCCTTTGGTCCCAACTCAATATCAGCAATgtcgaaaaaagaataaaaaattggAAAAGGGAAAAACAGGATAGCAGAAGAAAGAGGCCTGGACCTTCCCAGGTTTCATAAGTCCGTACCCAAATTTCTATTTGCTTAtcttttaaaagtaaagaaaattTCCCAGATACACATTTGAAGTTTTACATATCTGTAAATGGTGCACTCTAGATTCTTgctagcaacaaaaatgattagggttGATGGCTGATAGTTCTCTGGAAAAaatgataatttaattaaaaataaataaatgggaagcTAGCAAAATCAGGCACCATCCTCAAAcattaatatatacatatatttattgatttcagATCCCACAATATATTTCATAGACATTCCTAAAAAGAAGCTGCAGTCCATCTGATTTGGCTGTGTTCCCATCTGACAGAAGAAAGGGCTAAGAAGCAAAAGTTGTGAGCATTTTGGGAGTTTGGAATGGGTAGTGACAGCTGTTTGTGAatgccgtattttttggagtataagacgcccctTTTTccgccctaaaagaggctgaaaattcaggtgcatcttatactctgaatgcagcttttttaaaaacttttttccccAACCCTAACTAGGAGCTAACGATTTCCCCAGCTCTTATCTTACaggttctttcactgttactgtctgcaaaaaatgtttttcaagctctaagtctttgcaaagttttttttttactctaacttgctccaagtaagtttctttccagccctaaccagatgctaacaatgttcccagcttttaccaatTGCAAGggctcattgttactctctgctaagaatgttttccaagccccgtCTCTGCAGTTTTTTCTTATTGCTCAgattttttctttccagccctaaccaagttctaacaatgttcccagctcttactggcttgcaagctatttcattgttactctctccaaataaggtctTTCCAAataagcaggggataaaataatgtgctgaaactgaccagactaaggatgctagccagatgaatatctggtaaacagattcttttccctattttccttgccaaaaactaaggtgcgttttatactccggtgcctcttatactctgaaaaatatggcaggtGTTTAGTGATTGGTCAAGTCCATCATAAATAGTACATTTTGTGACTGTATTCAGAATGCCCTCCCAACATTCCAAAGATGTTAATCATCTCTTACAGTTTAGAGCACTGTATCACAAGATAAGAGTAGCCTATTGAATCTAAGTGGGAAGCCATCAAGAAAGACATGATTGCATCCTCTTATTTGAATTGAGAAACATGGCACTTCAGATAGTGAAATCATATGGCCAACTTAACTGTGACCCATTGACAGCTAAAAaccttaaaaaaacttttaaaagtccagtaaaaatgtgtatgggtggtTCTTGACTTATGGTAACAATTGGGACTAGAAGTTAGGTCTAAACAATGCAGTTCTTAAATGATCACCATGTAACCAgacccaattttacaaccattaggttgctaaacaaataaccATGGTCATTAAGTAATTCAtgtgcttgttaagtgaattgacTTGACTTGTTGGAAACTGGCTGAGAAAGCCACAAATCTCATTCTTGTGACCACAAAGATACTGCAATTGTAAGTACAAGCCAGATGCCGAGTGTACTCATGTTGTGATCATGTGCCCATGGGGGtgttgcaatggttgtaactttgaggacaaattataagtcactttttctgagATCATCGCAACTTTGAGCTGTCATTAAACAAACAGTAAAAGTCACCAACTACCTATATTAATCCCTGGTGCTATTAGTTCCCTAGGCTGAATTATTCTTCTAATATTGTAGGTTTTTCTGTTTTCATTAACATAGCCAGTTCATCTTATCATACTATTCAAACCAAACCATTTTTTTTTGCTCTGTATGGGCAGTCTTAATTAAAACAAACCAATAATGCTCAAgactgtctttaaaaaaaaatagatgtatTGAATTGCTGAAGTCTAATGATATGAAGATAGCCAAAAAATCTTTACTTATCAGCAATATTCAGCTAGTCTGCAGCGTTCCTTATCTGCAAAAGTCTAGAAAAAGCTCTTGAAGTTTGGGTCAACCAAATCATTGCACGGGGCAAGTCTTTGCTGACCGGAAGTGGATCTTTTGTTTAGAGCTGACTGTGGGCTGAACCCATGACTTTGTTGATAATCATGAGACTGAGTTAATAAATCGTGAAATGAAAGACAGATTAAGTTTGCATTTCTATATGTAGTCCCCAATGTTCTTTGAGTCGGAGGAGATACATATTCTCATATTTTCGTAATAAGTCCTCAGAACAGTGGCTCTCATAAAGCCTGAATAGAAGTGCTTCTTCCAGAGATTCCTCATAATTTTTGGGGTCAATTTGATCTTCTTTTGTTATATTAAGTAACGGGGACAAATACATTCTCCCAGTCCAGGGATTCCAATCAACTGTTTGGTTCTGCTCTTCTTCCATCCCTGTTTCTTGGCTTTCCTTGGTCCTTGTTCCATTCTGGTGATGTTTTGAAGTTGTCTTTTGAGTTAGGAGAGATAGCAAAGTCTGTGGTTCTTTGGGGGCAGCTTCTTTTTCATCCAAAAAGGACCCTTTTCGGTCAGGCACCAAACAAATGTCTGCTATAACATTACACTCAGAACAGAAGGCCCGGTTGGGCTCATCAGCCATCAAATTTATCAGAGGGACTTCAGCATCGTATAATTGCAAAGAAGCAGGTTTCCTTTCATTCCAAAGGACTTCTTTTAATTGTCCCCCCAAAGGGGTATTTGGATCTTGTGTGCCAAACTGGGGGCAATAGTCCTGCTTTGTTCCACAGATAGGCAACTCTGACGTTGTTGCTTGTGAACTGTGCGGTGCACAATCTGGTTCACGAACACAGCTAAACATTTGTTGTTTCTCCTGAACTGGAATCATCTGTTCAGCCCTCACGTCAAATTCGTATACCACCGCCTCGTCATTGTGCATCTGGGGCGATTCCAACTCCGCCAGTTTTTCATGGCTtccattttgttcattttttagtACATTGTCCCTTTCTAAGAAATTATTGTTTCCCAGaactttttttgaagctttctcTTCTACACAGCTTTCCTCACCAATCTCAGCATTGATGTAGCCATTGATGATTCTCCGCTGATGGTTCTCCGGAAAGAATTTATGTTCTTCTACAACACTAACTGTAATGAAGTTAACCACTATTTTTTCAGAAGGAACAAAATTCTCTCTTCCAAAGCCTTGACTGTATTTCAAGATCTGTAGGGGGAAAAATGGTAAGACCTTAGAAAGAAAATGGCCCTGTCTGTTAAATATTGAGTAAATCTGGTAGAATATGCCTGTGACATAACTGCATGAACATTTCCTCAATAacatttaataattataattataataataatttattagatttgtatgccgcccctctctgaagactcgggttggctcacaacaataataaaaacaatattatagcgaaacaaatctaatattaaaaaagaagcatataaaaccctatcatatttaaaaaccaaacaacacatacacacatactttATATTTCCTATAAAACCTGCAATATTGAGTAAAGAATAAAAGATTAGTAACTAAGAGAGATATTGCTTGTTGGCATCCACAGTTTTATACGTTTCTCTAATAATTAGAAATAGATTTTGATCTACTCCTTCACCCATTTACctcttatctctccctcccctggAATTTCTtctctatattttttttctttttaccaagATCTTATGGTTAATATTTCAtacctttctttctttgacaTGTACTTAAGAATTCACTTATTTACTGCTGTAATTTTTTTAGCAATAACATATCATTGCTGTTCAGCCTGTCCCACAATATATATGTGTCATGATGAgcagtttaaaaagaaaacaatttctttcttacttgactgactgacttactcaTGGTGGCTTTGTACATTACATTGAGCCATGGCTGCTTTTAATCATggttcattgtatattattgtcaACATTGTATAACCAATATTGCCAAGCAGGAAAACCAAATTATGTCTTAATGCAATATATGAACACAAATAATGTAATATATTGGTGGACACTTCAACTGAAAGATTCTTTATGCTTCAGCCCATGGACAGTTCGTAAGGcaaataaatgtattaaattttttaaaaatccagttttccaaacaacatatatgattcaTGTACGTATTTTTAAATACTTGTAAAATGTTGAGTGTTAAATTCAGTGAAAAAcgcaaaaactttttaaaaatcaattcatTCTATAGCTTTCATTAAAGACTCAATGGCTTTCAGAATGCTAACGACCAGATGATTGCAAAGACTATACTGTAAATCCTTCCAATACCCACCAGTCAGTTAGAACTGAAAAAGATTCTTGATGAGAAGCAAACGTTTTCAAAGAGGAGAAAAActgaagaaaatccagttgccttttggaaaagcacatttgggacatcTTCTAATGCCATTTTCCCCGTCATTATGGGTAAAGCTTATTACTGATTTGGCACAATGTTGTCCGAGTAACTCTAGAAGATGCTGTAAGTCACTGGTAGAGATTCTCCATGGTCAAGTAAAGCACTTCCAAATAGTTACTTTGAGCTTTCCAGATAGTTGCACAGGTGAAAAAGAGACATCTTCCTACCAGAAATATAACCACTATCTGGCAATTGCTATTTTAAGAAAAGGAATTTGGGGCAATTGCTCCCTGATGTGGTTTGCTTCTTCAGTATTTATCAGAAGATAATTCTTCTGCTTGTGTAAACTGATTCAAGGTGGTGGTGACGGGGGAGAAATGTCAGGATATAAAACCTGAAGTAATATTGCAAGTACAGTAGAATTGTTGTAATTACTGTAATGTAAAGataatgctgagtcatggtgcttcagcagaatgatgcaatctatTCTACAGCCTGACTGGTCAgtgcatgtactgtatatactcgagtataagccgacccgagtataagccgaggcaccagtttttgccacaaaaacctgggaaaacttattgacccgaggttagaaaatgcagtggctactggtaacttataaaaatggaaaccaataaaattacattaattgagacatcagtagattaaatgttttagaatatttattttaaagaaaaccaaaattagctctgtaaatttaaaagagggtaaacgaaagcaatctggtaataacaataaattaaaaagtaaaaaaagtagctcaatcagcaaccaagctaaaacctatttctaaacctaacccaggggtctttaaacttgacagttttaagactagtggacttcaactcccagaattcctgcaccagccatgctacctcaggagtgggagttgaagtccacaagccttaatctttccaggtttgaagacttgcatttctaaccctaacccagggctctttaaacttgagttttaagactagtgggcttcaactcccagaattcctgcaccagccatgctacttcaggagtaggagttgaagtccacaaaccctAATCTTTCCAGAtttgaagacttgcatttctaaccctaacccagggctctttaaacttgacatttttaagactagtggacttcaactcccagaattcctgcaccagccatgctacttcaggagtaggagttgaagtccacaagccctaatttttccaggtttgaagactcttgcatttctaactctaacccagggctctttaaacttgagtttttagaagcctggagagagttcatgctgttcccccccccctctttagcttgctggctgactcgttggcttgatctcccacccctgatcctccctcctcctcgtctccctttattgccccatgtgttgtgcagggaagcagatttgctaaagagatccacttgggactgcaacagggaaaggaggaggtggagagccagaatagcccacagccacggggaggaggaggaaagggaacagctgtcctcctcctcctccttcccctgctgccgtaccaagtggatctctgtaacaaatctgcttctctctccagctggaggcttctaaagcctggagagagttcatgccgtccccgtcctccccgtttagcttgctggcggggcgccctcttgtggtgattcggcgccctcctgtggtgactcgagtataagccgaggtcaggtttttcagcccatttttggggctgaaaaactcggcttatactcgagtatatacggtatataataTTATACACCTTTTGTGTGAGTGTGGTTTAGTATGGTCTTGTGGTCTGGTTTAGTGTGATTTATTTTGGTAGTATAATGTAGTTTGCTGTGAAACAAGGTTGGTTAGTGTTTAGTATAGTGGTTTGTTTATAATATAGTATAGAGTGAATAGTTATTTTTGATACTACCACCGAAGAAGTAAAGAACTATTTGAAGAAACTCCTGCTGTAGTGTTTTCATTAAGAAACTTTTCCAGCAGCTGGTATTCTCCACGTTTTCAACGCAAGTTCAAAATAACTCTGACAAGAAATGCAAAATTGACTTCTATACAGCTGCTAATTCTTGTTGTTCTCCACTTGAGCATGGGAGAAATTACAGCACCAGCAATTCTGCACTTGCTGTCTGTATTTAATATCAATCATTGTTTCAGCTAAAGAGCTTCCCCCCCAATAATACTTTCCCCCCCAGTATAAACTAGGCTTCATTACACATTGCCTTAAATTCAATGCaattaaatatacactgctcaaaaaaataaagggaacacttaaacaacagagtataactccaagtaaatcaaacttctgtgaaatcaaacttccacgtaggaagcaacactgattgacaatcaatttcccatgctgttgtgcacattcaaatttgtacagaacaaagtattcaatgagaatatttcattcattcagatctaggatgtgttacttgagtgttccctttatttttttgagcagtatatttcaaagATGGCAAAGAATCCTTACCAAGTTCTTGGGATATGCTTGCTTCACAAGATGAGTGTATCTATAAAGACAGCAACTTGTCACCAAAATAATCAGGACTAATAACAGGCCTGGTAAAGTATATCCAAAAATCACTGTTGCAGTTTGCTTGAAAGCTAGATCTGCTGAGAAAACATAGGTTAGATGTTATCCATTTGTCAAAGGGCCAGCAAGCaaaaagcattattattattattattattattattattattattattattattattattatcggctCCAATTGGTAGCTAATAAATAGATTTGGGTGAAAGAAGATGTAAATATTATGTATGAATTACTCTTATAGCGATATGTCAAAGAATGGATATGTAAGTAATAGGCAAATGAGCACAGTTATGTATATAATATGGAaattcggggcggcatataaatttaaataataaataataataaataaatgattcacttaaaaactgcagagattcacttggGTCAAAGAAGGTTGTAAAATCCGGTGCAACTGACTTTAACAACTGCCCTGTTTTGCTCAGGTCTCCactgtcataagtcgaggattacttgCACATTAGcaagaaaatatacataatattTATATCTATTTGGAAGTTTCACATATTTTGAACTCTTTCTAATTTCTAGTATAAAAATTTAATTAGATTGGAGGGTTATTCAGAACTGAAATATGGCCTTTAGCTTCGGTGGAGAATTTTGACAGTTTTGCCCTCAACATATGCCCACGTATCAGCCAGCATGCTTATGAAATATATTATTTCCCCAAATATATTGCATGTTAGCAAGCATTAAAATAAGGTCTTTTCTTGCTTGTGTAACAGCTGGGTTATGTTCTTTTAAGTTCTATATTTAGGCTGTTCATCCCGAGTAAGTTATTGATTTCCCTGCCAGCACTTTCTTTCTTCGCCTAATTTATCTGCATTTATTAGGAATACATAGGCAATTAATAACGACTAAAAAGGA
This genomic window from Erythrolamprus reginae isolate rEryReg1 chromosome 1, rEryReg1.hap1, whole genome shotgun sequence contains:
- the LOC139161153 gene encoding interleukin-20 receptor subunit alpha-like; its protein translation is MSDPAAAALWLLLLRLVFPAPLPEAAASNCLLPSPRDVHFISRNMKNILHWLPPEGITDNKLNYKVKYLIYGTDKWIKYPECKNINQTWCDLSHGTYNHKEQYHARVKVSLNGNCSVWAESPRFNPFTDTTIDPPAFILSSTENSISVTVVSPEKWKRNPREEPVYLDKIYSGLQYNVSVFNKNINKRWMFCIQNHQLEVQQLQPNTIYCVTIQIYITPLLFSELSEEHCIATLKADLAFKQTATVIFGYTLPGLLLVLIILVTSCCLYRYTHLVKQAYPKNLILKYSQGFGRENFVPSEKIVVNFITVSVVEEHKFFPENHQRRIINGYINAEIGEESCVEEKASKKVLGNNNFLERDNVLKNEQNGSHEKLAELESPQMHNDEAVVYEFDVRAEQMIPVQEKQQMFSCVREPDCAPHSSQATTSELPICGTKQDYCPQFGTQDPNTPLGGQLKEVLWNERKPASLQLYDAEVPLINLMADEPNRAFCSECNVIADICLVPDRKGSFLDEKEAAPKEPQTLLSLLTQKTTSKHHQNGTRTKESQETGMEEEQNQTVDWNPWTGRMYLSPLLNITKEDQIDPKNYEESLEEALLFRLYESHCSEDLLRKYENMYLLRLKEHWGLHIEMQT